The Prochlorococcus sp. MIT 1300 genome has a window encoding:
- a CDS encoding bifunctional 4-hydroxy-2-oxoglutarate aldolase/2-dehydro-3-deoxy-phosphogluconate aldolase — MLNTFDPSSLNNSYSLRNEQQALIAALRKQPLLIVLRPSKEDLDQLLPKNRPIIQTIEKLNDLGVKHIEIAWASHPAWAELIEELRQNFTNISLGAASITNIEGLEEVARLGLTYAMSPYLDPPLLLHARKLKQLLIPGVFSPTEIHEAHQSGCELVKVFPASNIGINYIKQLQIPYPSLPFIIAAGGLRAADLKPWLENGYDALTLGRKLIEDDQIDPDLQAWLRAGLSKS; from the coding sequence TTGCTGAATACGTTTGACCCCAGTTCTCTTAACAACTCATATAGCTTGAGAAATGAGCAGCAAGCCTTAATTGCTGCTCTACGAAAACAACCTCTCCTAATAGTCCTAAGACCATCTAAGGAAGATCTAGACCAATTACTTCCAAAAAACCGTCCAATAATTCAAACCATCGAGAAACTCAACGACCTAGGGGTAAAGCATATCGAAATAGCTTGGGCGTCCCATCCAGCATGGGCTGAACTAATTGAAGAATTAAGGCAGAACTTTACAAATATTTCCCTTGGAGCAGCCTCAATAACAAATATCGAAGGATTGGAAGAAGTAGCCAGGCTTGGCTTGACTTATGCAATGAGTCCTTACTTGGACCCTCCCCTCCTCTTGCATGCCAGAAAGCTCAAACAACTTCTTATACCAGGAGTTTTCTCTCCTACAGAAATTCATGAAGCACATCAATCAGGCTGTGAATTAGTAAAAGTTTTCCCAGCATCCAATATTGGAATCAACTATATAAAACAACTGCAGATTCCATATCCCTCCTTGCCATTCATTATTGCCGCTGGCGGGCTAAGAGCTGCAGACTTAAAACCATGGCTAGAGAATGGATATGACGCATTAACCCTTGGCCGGAAACTCATCGAAGATGATCAGATTGACCCTGATTTACAAGCATGGTTAAGAGCAGGGTTGAGCAAAAGTTAA
- the aroC gene encoding chorismate synthase, whose product MGSIFGDLFRITTFGESHGGGVGVILEGCPPRLELDISMIQAELERRKPGQSKITTPRKEGDQVEILSGMLDNQTLGTPIAMLVRNKDHRPGDYQEMKMAFRPSHADATYQKKYGIQARSGGGRASARETIGRVAAGAIAKQLLRKTHNTEVLAWVKRIHDIEADINPEKVRFEDVEANIVRCPNSVVAAHMVERIEQISKEGDSCGGLIECFVRNAPVGLGMPVFDKLEADLAKAVMSLPATKGFEIGSGFEGSFMKGSQHNDAFVPSADGRLKTATNNSGGIQGGISNGEPIVIRVAFKPTATIRKDQQTVDLDGTPITLAGKGRHDPCVLPRAVPMVEAMVSLVLADHLLKQQGQCTFW is encoded by the coding sequence ATGGGCAGTATTTTCGGGGACTTGTTCCGCATAACTACTTTTGGTGAGTCACATGGTGGTGGGGTAGGAGTCATTTTGGAGGGTTGTCCTCCTAGACTTGAATTAGATATTTCTATGATTCAAGCGGAATTAGAGAGACGTAAGCCTGGTCAGAGCAAGATCACCACTCCTAGGAAGGAGGGAGATCAAGTTGAGATTTTGAGTGGGATGCTTGACAACCAAACTCTTGGTACTCCTATTGCGATGCTTGTTAGGAATAAGGATCATCGCCCAGGGGATTATCAAGAAATGAAAATGGCATTTCGACCTTCGCATGCCGATGCTACCTATCAAAAGAAATATGGGATCCAAGCGAGAAGTGGGGGAGGACGAGCCTCAGCTCGAGAAACTATTGGTCGAGTAGCTGCTGGAGCAATTGCCAAACAACTGCTAAGAAAAACCCACAACACCGAGGTATTGGCTTGGGTAAAGAGAATTCATGATATTGAAGCTGATATCAATCCTGAGAAGGTCAGGTTTGAGGATGTAGAGGCAAATATTGTTCGTTGCCCTAATTCAGTAGTTGCAGCTCATATGGTTGAACGAATTGAGCAGATTAGTAAAGAAGGGGATTCTTGCGGTGGCCTTATTGAGTGTTTTGTAAGGAATGCTCCTGTTGGTTTAGGCATGCCAGTTTTTGACAAATTAGAAGCTGATCTTGCGAAAGCAGTGATGTCATTACCTGCAACTAAAGGTTTTGAGATTGGTTCTGGCTTTGAGGGGAGTTTTATGAAGGGCAGCCAACATAATGATGCTTTTGTTCCCAGTGCAGATGGTCGCTTAAAGACTGCGACAAACAATTCAGGAGGGATTCAAGGTGGGATTAGTAATGGTGAACCTATTGTCATAAGAGTAGCTTTTAAACCCACAGCAACTATTCGGAAAGATCAACAAACTGTTGATTTAGATGGGACACCAATCACCCTCGCTGGGAAGGGTCGCCATGATCCTTGCGTGCTTCCAAGGGCAGTCCCAATGGTTGAAGCAATGGTTTCTTTAGTACTTGCTGACCATCTTTTGAAACAGCAAGGTCAATGTACTTTTTGGTGA
- the psbA gene encoding photosystem II q(b) protein, which translates to MTTSIRDRGRWELDSWATFCEWVTSTNNRIYVGWFGVLMIPCLLAATTCFIIAFIAAPPVDIDGIREPVAGSFLYGNNIISGAVVPSSNAIGLHFYPIWEAATLDEWLYNGGPYQLVCFHFLIGICGWMGRQWELSYRLGMRPWICVAYSAPVSAAFAVFLVYPFGQGSFSDGMPLGISGTFNFMFVFQAEHNILMHPFHMFGVAGMFGGSLFSAMHGSLVTSSLVRETTENESQNYGYKFGQEEETYNIVAAHGYFGRLIFQYASFNNSRSLHFFLAIFPVVCVWLTSMGICTMAFNLNGFNFNQSIIDAQGKVVPTWGDVLNRANLGMEVMHERNAHNFPLDLAAAETTSVALVAPAIG; encoded by the coding sequence ATGACCACTTCTATCCGCGACAGGGGTAGATGGGAACTGGATTCCTGGGCCACTTTCTGTGAGTGGGTCACCTCCACCAATAACCGAATTTATGTCGGTTGGTTTGGTGTGTTGATGATCCCTTGCCTTTTGGCCGCAACCACCTGCTTCATTATTGCTTTCATTGCGGCCCCACCGGTCGACATTGATGGTATCCGTGAGCCAGTTGCAGGATCCTTCCTCTACGGAAATAACATCATTTCCGGAGCCGTTGTGCCTTCAAGTAATGCCATCGGTCTTCACTTTTACCCAATCTGGGAAGCTGCGACTCTTGACGAGTGGCTTTACAACGGTGGCCCTTACCAATTGGTTTGCTTCCACTTCCTTATTGGTATTTGTGGATGGATGGGACGCCAGTGGGAACTTTCATACCGCTTAGGTATGCGCCCATGGATTTGCGTTGCATACTCCGCTCCAGTTTCTGCAGCATTTGCTGTGTTCCTTGTTTACCCATTCGGTCAGGGATCTTTCTCTGATGGAATGCCCTTAGGTATCTCCGGAACTTTCAACTTCATGTTTGTGTTCCAGGCTGAGCACAACATTCTTATGCACCCCTTCCACATGTTTGGTGTGGCAGGCATGTTTGGTGGAAGCTTATTTTCTGCCATGCATGGTTCTCTCGTTACTTCTTCACTTGTTCGTGAAACAACAGAGAACGAATCTCAGAATTACGGTTACAAGTTTGGCCAAGAGGAAGAGACCTACAACATCGTGGCTGCCCACGGTTACTTTGGACGTCTGATCTTCCAATACGCCAGCTTTAACAACAGCCGTAGTCTTCACTTCTTCTTGGCAATCTTCCCAGTTGTTTGTGTTTGGTTGACTTCTATGGGCATTTGTACCATGGCATTCAATCTGAATGGATTCAACTTCAACCAGTCAATTATTGACGCACAGGGCAAGGTTGTTCCTACTTGGGGAGATGTGCTTAATCGCGCAAACCTAGGTATGGAAGTAATGCATGAGCGTAACGCTCACAACTTCCCTCTAGACCTTGCAGCTGCTGAAACAACTTCAGTTGCTCTTGTTGCTCCTGCAATTGGTTGA
- a CDS encoding aspartoacylase has protein sequence MSPISVLLVAGTHGNEVNAPWLFDQWSRNPDLIDSHDLELKKVIGNPAALSEGKRYIHSDLNRSFRKELLNSSNSSVQEVLRAKELVRLFGPNGKHSCKFAIDLHSTTSSMGSSIVIYGRRSVDLAVASLIQYRLGLPVYLHEGDPNQQGFLVENWPCGLVIEIGPVPQGVLKASIIEKTRLALSASLDCLAKLSCGEARFPNQLVLHRHIQSLDLPRDSDGQPIAVLHPEIQGRDWQPIEHGSPLFIKANGEIIRSNFKEKLVPVFINEAAYLEKKIALSLTKREVLAFDQNWAVELNSLLFS, from the coding sequence ATGTCACCCATTTCGGTACTTTTGGTAGCAGGAACTCATGGAAATGAGGTTAATGCCCCCTGGCTTTTTGATCAGTGGTCGAGAAATCCTGATTTGATTGATTCCCATGATTTGGAACTGAAAAAAGTCATTGGCAATCCAGCTGCTTTATCCGAAGGTAAACGTTATATACATAGTGATTTAAATAGGAGCTTTCGCAAAGAGTTGCTGAATTCTTCTAACTCTTCAGTTCAAGAGGTCTTGAGAGCTAAGGAGCTTGTGAGATTGTTCGGACCTAATGGAAAACATTCATGCAAGTTTGCAATAGACCTTCACAGCACTACATCATCAATGGGAAGCAGCATTGTTATATATGGCCGAAGATCAGTTGATTTGGCTGTTGCGTCTCTAATTCAATACCGGCTAGGTTTGCCTGTCTATTTGCATGAAGGTGATCCTAATCAGCAAGGGTTTTTAGTCGAGAATTGGCCATGTGGATTGGTGATTGAAATTGGACCAGTCCCCCAGGGTGTTTTAAAGGCATCAATTATTGAAAAGACTCGCTTGGCTTTATCGGCTTCTCTTGATTGTCTTGCAAAGCTTTCTTGTGGGGAAGCTAGGTTCCCAAACCAATTGGTGCTTCATAGGCATATTCAAAGTCTAGATTTGCCAAGAGATTCAGATGGACAACCTATTGCAGTGTTGCACCCAGAGATTCAAGGCCGAGACTGGCAACCGATAGAGCATGGATCACCATTGTTTATTAAGGCAAATGGAGAGATCATTCGCTCTAATTTTAAGGAAAAATTAGTACCGGTATTTATTAATGAAGCAGCATATTTGGAAAAAAAAATAGCCTTAAGTCTAACTAAACGAGAAGTATTGGCATTTGATCAAAACTGGGCAGTCGAATTAAATAGTTTATTGTTTTCTTGA
- a CDS encoding glutathione S-transferase C-terminal domain-containing protein codes for MSIPPAVVAAARCAWKWQWNQLMNGLAPADSKGNYQRPPSQHQKAQIPILAELTKRPKEQLPRLIIGRSCPWAHRTWLMHCLRGLSESITLLVANADHKSGRWTINPPWLKQTTLLGLYEISGAPPKHRATVPTLIDPGEQSTNPPVILGNESAQLVEALNQWPTSKDAMELAPENLKEEINNWQKLIQPTVNDGVYRCGFARNQAAYDKASKQLFDTLRNINTSLSLKGPWLCGEKLTIADVRLFPTLIRWEIVYSPLFGCSQEPLWSFDQIWEWRQRFFALQGVAETCNADIWRKDYFGALFPLRPSSIVPSGPDLSKITNSSSPYSL; via the coding sequence ATGTCTATACCCCCAGCAGTAGTTGCCGCTGCCAGATGCGCCTGGAAATGGCAATGGAACCAATTAATGAATGGCCTCGCCCCAGCTGACAGTAAAGGGAACTACCAAAGGCCACCGAGCCAACATCAAAAAGCACAGATTCCCATTCTTGCGGAGTTGACCAAACGCCCAAAAGAACAATTGCCTCGCTTAATTATTGGCAGAAGCTGTCCATGGGCTCACCGTACCTGGCTAATGCACTGTCTTCGAGGGCTGAGTGAAAGCATTACTTTGCTAGTAGCTAATGCTGATCACAAAAGTGGCCGCTGGACTATTAATCCTCCATGGCTAAAGCAAACGACCCTTCTTGGCCTTTATGAAATAAGTGGCGCACCTCCCAAGCATCGAGCAACTGTTCCAACCTTGATTGATCCTGGGGAACAATCAACTAATCCCCCCGTAATTCTGGGAAATGAAAGTGCTCAACTTGTTGAAGCTCTGAATCAATGGCCAACATCAAAGGATGCAATGGAATTGGCCCCAGAGAATTTAAAAGAAGAAATTAATAACTGGCAAAAGCTTATTCAGCCAACTGTTAACGATGGAGTCTATAGATGCGGTTTTGCCCGTAACCAAGCCGCATATGACAAAGCTTCGAAGCAGTTGTTTGATACTCTCCGCAATATAAATACAAGCCTTTCATTAAAAGGTCCCTGGTTATGTGGAGAAAAACTTACGATTGCTGATGTAAGACTTTTCCCAACTCTTATCCGCTGGGAAATCGTTTACTCACCTCTATTCGGCTGTAGCCAAGAGCCTCTCTGGAGCTTTGACCAAATTTGGGAATGGCGACAAAGATTTTTTGCTCTACAAGGTGTAGCTGAAACATGTAATGCGGATATCTGGCGAAAGGACTATTTCGGAGCACTCTTCCCGTTAAGGCCAAGCTCCATTGTCCCATCAGGTCCAGATCTCAGCAAAATAACTAATTCCTCATCACCTTATTCCCTATGA
- a CDS encoding DUF2301 domain-containing membrane protein, which yields MNTNQQSQGIPNSSLSEPEFEGIYGRYKITKNDEKEVQYYRISLLLCGISLSIGLLHWQLLGANMAWIWLLPMSIGLGCSLLWIHIYLRPLHIALQILWAFGSLLTILLSLYVGPQNLLTVIAKEPRWILVIGPLFASLTGVGFKEFFCFGRPEAIGLTILVPCALLGHLTRLINGEIALTLLNSASVLLIILSLRKFGMDAAADVGDKSVFNYLRSQKSAKIS from the coding sequence ATGAACACTAATCAACAAAGCCAGGGAATCCCTAATTCTTCTCTTAGCGAACCAGAATTTGAAGGAATATATGGCAGGTATAAAATCACTAAAAATGATGAAAAGGAGGTTCAGTATTACCGGATCTCACTACTACTCTGTGGGATTTCCTTGTCAATTGGCTTATTGCATTGGCAGCTATTAGGCGCAAATATGGCCTGGATATGGTTACTACCAATGTCTATAGGACTTGGATGTTCCCTCTTATGGATACACATATATCTTCGACCTCTTCATATTGCCTTGCAAATACTATGGGCATTTGGATCACTTCTTACTATTTTATTGTCTTTATATGTTGGGCCACAAAATCTTTTAACAGTCATAGCAAAAGAACCTCGTTGGATATTAGTTATAGGTCCACTATTCGCCTCTCTCACTGGGGTAGGGTTTAAAGAGTTTTTTTGTTTCGGCAGGCCAGAGGCAATTGGCCTAACAATACTTGTCCCTTGTGCACTCCTAGGTCATCTAACAAGACTAATTAATGGAGAAATTGCTCTTACATTATTAAACTCCGCTTCAGTCCTACTAATAATCTTATCTCTTAGGAAATTTGGCATGGATGCGGCAGCTGATGTGGGAGACAAAAGCGTATTTAATTACCTAAGAAGTCAAAAATCCGCTAAAATTTCGTGA
- a CDS encoding ABC-F family ATP-binding cassette domain-containing protein: MSVLSLIGASKDFGIKSLFHDLTLHIEKNERLGLIGPNGAGKSTLLKVISGLEPLNLGERRCNKKTLIKHVTQETSFHKGRTVLEEVLAGCGQKKELLINFRKSSEEVAQKPNEKSSLEKLGQLSQEMDHAEAWNLESQCQEILSRLGIQNLHQPVDELSGGFQKRVGLASALLSNPDLLLLDEPTNHLDAIAVEWLQNWLKNFKGALVLVTHDRYVLDCISTRMVEVDQGIARIYHGNYNNYLKEKSKVNSIDKSKEHKLKSILRRELAWLSQGPKARSTKQKARTDRIEILRNKSISSNQKQLRIENLKRRIGKVVIEAECLKVRQDKYQDSKILIEDFNYNFSPNDRVGIIGKNGSGKSTLLELIAGLRKPDSGQLRIGETIHIGYLDQHTKEIKNPKDLKTTVIQFVEEKALFIELQKKKISASQLLERFLFSPAQQHLPIAKLSGGERRRLTLCRLLVQAPNVLLLDEPTNDLDVYTLSILEDFLEDFFGCVIIVSHDRYFLDRTVNRIFCFENNKLNRYEGNYTDFLNKSREKIICETEKSSQKNTSKLSKEKNITHRGEVNKFQTHKPRRRSFKESKELEILEKQLPEFEKRRNFIEKSMSENNADLSQLSNQLAEVVLELAKAEERWLELSELAP; the protein is encoded by the coding sequence GTGAGTGTTTTAAGCCTCATAGGAGCCTCTAAAGACTTTGGTATTAAAAGTCTTTTTCATGATCTTACGCTACACATTGAGAAGAATGAACGCTTGGGATTAATTGGTCCTAATGGAGCAGGGAAATCAACTTTATTAAAAGTAATTTCAGGGCTAGAACCACTCAACCTAGGTGAAAGAAGATGTAATAAAAAAACTCTAATAAAGCATGTAACGCAGGAAACCTCCTTTCATAAAGGACGGACTGTTTTAGAAGAAGTGCTCGCCGGATGCGGGCAAAAAAAAGAATTGCTAATTAACTTCCGAAAATCTAGTGAAGAAGTTGCGCAGAAACCTAATGAAAAGTCTTCTTTAGAAAAGTTAGGTCAACTGAGTCAAGAGATGGATCATGCAGAAGCTTGGAATCTAGAAAGCCAATGCCAAGAAATCCTCAGCAGACTAGGTATTCAAAATCTGCACCAACCTGTAGATGAACTATCAGGTGGTTTCCAAAAAAGGGTAGGGCTAGCGTCGGCACTATTGTCTAACCCTGATTTATTGCTCCTCGATGAACCTACAAATCACCTCGACGCAATAGCAGTGGAATGGCTACAAAACTGGCTTAAAAATTTCAAAGGCGCCTTAGTGCTGGTTACGCATGACCGATATGTACTTGATTGTATTAGCACACGAATGGTTGAAGTAGACCAAGGCATCGCACGCATTTACCATGGAAACTACAATAATTATCTAAAAGAAAAAAGCAAGGTAAATTCAATTGATAAGTCAAAAGAACACAAATTAAAGAGTATTTTGAGAAGAGAACTAGCCTGGCTAAGTCAGGGGCCAAAAGCACGAAGTACCAAGCAAAAAGCCCGTACAGATAGAATAGAGATTTTACGCAATAAAAGTATTAGTTCAAATCAAAAACAGCTACGTATAGAGAACTTAAAGCGTCGAATAGGCAAGGTAGTTATTGAGGCAGAATGCTTAAAAGTAAGACAAGATAAATACCAAGATAGTAAAATTCTTATAGAAGACTTTAATTACAATTTTTCCCCTAATGACAGAGTTGGAATAATTGGTAAAAATGGTTCAGGAAAATCGACATTACTTGAACTAATAGCTGGACTTAGGAAACCTGATTCTGGTCAATTGCGCATAGGAGAAACCATTCATATAGGTTATTTAGATCAACATACAAAGGAAATAAAAAATCCAAAAGATCTAAAAACAACAGTCATTCAATTTGTAGAAGAAAAAGCCTTATTCATTGAACTACAGAAAAAAAAGATTTCAGCCTCTCAATTATTAGAAAGGTTTTTATTTTCACCTGCGCAACAACATCTGCCAATAGCAAAACTTTCGGGGGGAGAGCGTAGAAGATTAACTCTTTGCCGACTACTGGTACAAGCTCCGAATGTTCTTCTACTGGATGAGCCAACAAATGACCTTGATGTTTATACCTTGAGCATCTTGGAAGACTTTCTAGAAGATTTCTTCGGCTGTGTAATAATTGTATCTCATGATAGATACTTTCTAGATAGAACTGTTAACCGTATCTTTTGTTTTGAAAACAATAAACTTAATCGTTATGAAGGCAACTATACTGACTTTTTAAACAAATCTAGAGAAAAAATTATTTGTGAAACTGAGAAATCCTCTCAAAAAAATACATCTAAATTATCTAAAGAAAAGAACATCACTCACAGAGGAGAAGTAAATAAATTTCAAACTCATAAACCTAGGAGGAGGAGCTTCAAAGAATCCAAAGAACTTGAAATCTTGGAAAAACAACTTCCAGAGTTTGAAAAAAGACGTAATTTTATTGAAAAAAGCATGTCAGAAAACAATGCAGACCTCAGCCAGTTGAGCAATCAACTGGCTGAGGTGGTACTCGAATTGGCTAAAGCAGAGGAACGATGGTTGGAACTTAGTGAATTGGCTCCTTAG
- a CDS encoding CP12 domain-containing protein: MNTIDEHIQKDQSEIQSAKAQGDAAKVRHLTDELHSLEEYKEHHPGEKHDPNALELFCDANPDEPECLVYDD, translated from the coding sequence ATGAACACCATCGACGAGCACATTCAAAAGGATCAATCCGAGATCCAATCAGCAAAGGCACAAGGAGATGCCGCCAAAGTGAGGCATCTAACTGACGAGCTTCATTCACTAGAAGAATACAAAGAGCATCATCCTGGTGAAAAGCATGATCCAAATGCCTTGGAATTATTCTGCGATGCCAACCCAGACGAACCAGAATGCCTGGTCTATGACGATTGA
- the cgtA gene encoding Obg family GTPase CgtA gives MQFIDQAKVTVRAGRGGDGIVAFRREKYVPAGGPSGGDGGHGGKILLQADANLQTLLDFKYRRLFLADDGSRGGPSRRSGASGKDLIIKVPCGTEVRHLPSGIILGDLISAGQSLVVAFGGRGGLGNAHYLSNRNRAPEKCTEGGDGEEWCLQLELKLLAEVGIIGLPNAGKSTLIAVLSAARPKIADYPFTTLVPNLGVVRKPTGDGTVFADIPGLISGAAKGAGLGHEFLRHIERTKLLVHLIDCSAQDPCNDLRVVEEELSAYGNGLIDKERLLVLNKTELVEQEELEEIVNSVQNAFSKKVILVSAAMGHGLKDLLVEVWRVLDS, from the coding sequence ATGCAGTTCATAGATCAAGCAAAGGTAACTGTTAGAGCGGGTAGAGGAGGCGATGGAATTGTTGCCTTTCGTCGAGAGAAGTATGTGCCTGCAGGAGGTCCATCAGGTGGGGATGGGGGACATGGAGGCAAAATCTTGCTGCAAGCAGATGCCAACCTTCAAACCCTTCTAGATTTCAAATACAGGAGATTGTTCCTTGCTGATGATGGTAGTAGGGGTGGGCCCAGTAGGCGGAGCGGAGCTTCAGGCAAAGACTTGATAATAAAAGTTCCTTGTGGAACTGAAGTACGCCACCTCCCTTCAGGCATCATTCTTGGGGATTTGATCTCTGCCGGACAATCTTTGGTAGTTGCGTTTGGAGGTCGTGGAGGTTTGGGAAATGCTCATTATCTAAGTAACCGAAATCGTGCTCCAGAAAAGTGCACCGAGGGAGGCGATGGAGAGGAGTGGTGTTTGCAACTAGAATTGAAATTGTTGGCAGAAGTAGGAATTATTGGATTGCCCAACGCTGGCAAAAGTACTTTGATTGCAGTTCTTTCAGCAGCTCGTCCAAAAATTGCAGATTATCCATTTACAACTTTGGTTCCGAACTTAGGAGTTGTGCGTAAACCGACTGGGGACGGAACGGTTTTTGCGGATATACCTGGATTGATCTCTGGAGCTGCTAAAGGCGCTGGTTTAGGACATGAGTTTCTGCGACATATTGAAAGAACAAAATTATTAGTGCATTTAATAGATTGCTCTGCTCAAGACCCTTGCAATGATTTGAGAGTAGTGGAGGAGGAACTATCAGCTTATGGTAATGGCTTAATTGACAAGGAAAGACTTCTAGTACTGAACAAAACTGAGCTAGTTGAACAAGAAGAATTAGAAGAAATTGTTAATTCTGTGCAAAATGCTTTCAGTAAAAAAGTCATCCTTGTATCAGCTGCAATGGGGCATGGCCTTAAAGATTTGCTGGTAGAAGTCTGGAGGGTGTTAGATAGCTAA